From the Leptotrichia sp. oral taxon 221 genome, one window contains:
- a CDS encoding MliC family protein, translating into MKSTKKIILTALIGVLALGSIGYAATKKTSNKKAESKVASAKLTRKFTCDNRSVTVENLSTDRVKLTESNGKSYNLKLTRSASGEEYKGSGVSIHIKGNEAAFTKNGQDEACSMTQSNADNNTASSHLLRKFDCEGYQDVTVENLSTDKVRLADGYGSIYDLNSAVAASGEKYSNGNISIHMKGNEAVYTENGKDKSCSLKSTGKGSIEQ; encoded by the coding sequence ATGAAATCTACAAAAAAAATTATTTTAACAGCATTAATCGGAGTTTTAGCTTTAGGATCTATTGGTTATGCGGCTACGAAGAAAACTTCAAATAAAAAAGCAGAATCTAAAGTTGCATCAGCAAAATTAACAAGAAAATTTACTTGCGATAATAGAAGTGTAACAGTTGAAAATCTATCAACAGACAGAGTTAAATTAACTGAAAGTAATGGAAAATCATATAATTTGAAATTGACAAGATCAGCAAGTGGAGAAGAATATAAAGGTAGTGGAGTTTCTATTCACATAAAAGGAAATGAAGCTGCATTTACTAAAAATGGTCAAGATGAAGCTTGCTCTATGACTCAAAGCAATGCTGATAACAACACTGCATCATCACATTTATTAAGAAAATTTGATTGTGAAGGGTACCAAGATGTAACAGTTGAAAATTTATCAACAGATAAAGTAAGATTGGCTGATGGTTACGGTAGTATTTATGATTTAAATTCAGCTGTAGCTGCAAGTGGAGAAAAATATTCAAATGGAAATATTTCTATTCATATGAAAGGAAATGAAGCTGTTTATACAGAAAATGGAAAAGATAAAAGTTGTAGCTTAAAAAGCACAGGAAAAGGTTCTATTGAACAATAA